Within Nocardia terpenica, the genomic segment TCGTCCGCGGTGGTCGAATCCACCCCCGCCGGACCGCTGCTGCTCGGCTCGACCCGCCGCCGCTGCGGCTTCGACGACCGCCTGCGCCCCGACAGCCTCTCCGCCATCGCGCGCAAGGCGATCCGCCTCTACCCCTGCCTCGCCGACGCGGCGATCATGCGCGCCTACGGCGGTTTCCGCCCCTACACCGACGACCACCTCCCGATCCTCGGCCCCGACCCTCGCCTCCCGGGGCTCTGGCACGCCACCGGCCACGAGGGCGGGGGAGTGGGACTGTCGACGGCCACCGCCCACCTGCTCACCGCCGCCCTCACCGACCAGCCACCCATACTCGACATCGCCCCCTTCACCCCCGCCCGCCCGGCCGTCCTCGTTCGACAGCAGGCCCGGGCATGAGTTCGTATTCGATTCCGGCGGCGGAGGATCCGGTGGGACGGCGGGATCGGCCGGTCACGATCAGTGTCGACGGGGACGAGGTTCGAGGGGTGACGGGGCAGAGCCTGGCCGCGGTGCTGCTCGGGGCGGGGCGGTCGCAGTGGCGCACGGCGACCACGGGCGGTAGCCGGGGTGTGTTCTGCGGCATCGGTGTGTGTTTCGACTGTGTCGCGACCGTCAATGGGGTGCGCGATATCCGGCTGTGCCGTCGGCCCGCCCGGGACGGGGACCGGGTGGTCACCCAATCGCGCAGCGCAGCCGAGGCGGAGTCGTGAGGCAACGGCACGTGGTGGTGATCGGCGGCGGGCCCGCGGGGATGGCTGCCGCGGAATCCGCTCTGCGCCACGGCGCTTCGGTGACCCTGGTCGACGCGAACGAAATGCTCGGCGGACAGTACAACCGGCGCATCTCCGCGGCCTTCGAGGTACGCCGCCCGCTCACCATCGGACACGGCTACCCGGCGGCCGACCGGCGCGCCCGCTGGCTCGCGAATCATCCACGGTGCGAATACCTGCCGTGGG encodes:
- a CDS encoding (2Fe-2S)-binding protein, which translates into the protein MSSYSIPAAEDPVGRRDRPVTISVDGDEVRGVTGQSLAAVLLGAGRSQWRTATTGGSRGVFCGIGVCFDCVATVNGVRDIRLCRRPARDGDRVVTQSRSAAEAES